The Synchiropus splendidus isolate RoL2022-P1 chromosome 1, RoL_Sspl_1.0, whole genome shotgun sequence genome includes a window with the following:
- the glrx2 gene encoding glutaredoxin 2 isoform X2, whose amino-acid sequence MRVRAGFRCTSRSLPGRRVRMGNWTSSTGAQSGSAPCAQYVEDLVSQHCVVIFSKTTCPYCRMAKHVFDELGTAYRVVELDQHSEGQRLQEALAHVTGARTVPRVFVNGKCIGGGTDTRQLHQQGRLLPLIQQCAPCCAGEEASGSGSLPQASK is encoded by the exons ATGCGTGTGCGGGCGGGCTTCCGGTGTACGTCACGTTCCCTTCCTGGTCGCAGAGTGAG GATGGGGAACTGGACCTCGTCCACAGGAGCCCAGTCTGGCTCGGCGCCGTGCGCCCAGTATGTCGAG GATCTGGTGTCTCAGCACTGCGTGGTCATCTTCTCCAAGACCACGTGTCCCTACTGCAGGATGGCCAAACACGTCTTCGATGAGCTCGGCACAGCGTACAGGGTGGTGGAGCTGGACCAGCACAGCGAGGGCCAGCGCCTGCAGGAGGCACTGGCCCACGTGACGGGAGCTCGGACG gttCCCAGAGTCTTCGTCAACGGGAAGTGCATCGGCGGCGGCACCGACACCCGACAGCTCCACCAGCAGGGCCGGCTGCTGCCGCTCATCCAGcagtgcgccccctgctgcgccGGCGAGGAGGCTTCCGGGAGCGGCTCCCTGCCCCAGGCCTCCAAATGA
- the glrx2 gene encoding glutaredoxin 2 isoform X1: protein MWFRTGTRAAWTGCRRSLSLTRMGNWTSSTGAQSGSAPCAQYVEDLVSQHCVVIFSKTTCPYCRMAKHVFDELGTAYRVVELDQHSEGQRLQEALAHVTGARTVPRVFVNGKCIGGGTDTRQLHQQGRLLPLIQQCAPCCAGEEASGSGSLPQASK from the exons ATGTGGTTTCGGACCGGAACCCGAGCGGCGTGGACCGGATGTCGCAGGTCATTGTCTCTGACAAG GATGGGGAACTGGACCTCGTCCACAGGAGCCCAGTCTGGCTCGGCGCCGTGCGCCCAGTATGTCGAG GATCTGGTGTCTCAGCACTGCGTGGTCATCTTCTCCAAGACCACGTGTCCCTACTGCAGGATGGCCAAACACGTCTTCGATGAGCTCGGCACAGCGTACAGGGTGGTGGAGCTGGACCAGCACAGCGAGGGCCAGCGCCTGCAGGAGGCACTGGCCCACGTGACGGGAGCTCGGACG gttCCCAGAGTCTTCGTCAACGGGAAGTGCATCGGCGGCGGCACCGACACCCGACAGCTCCACCAGCAGGGCCGGCTGCTGCCGCTCATCCAGcagtgcgccccctgctgcgccGGCGAGGAGGCTTCCGGGAGCGGCTCCCTGCCCCAGGCCTCCAAATGA
- the glrx2 gene encoding glutaredoxin 2 isoform X3 has protein sequence MWFRTGTRAAWTGCRRMGNWTSSTGAQSGSAPCAQYVEDLVSQHCVVIFSKTTCPYCRMAKHVFDELGTAYRVVELDQHSEGQRLQEALAHVTGARTVPRVFVNGKCIGGGTDTRQLHQQGRLLPLIQQCAPCCAGEEASGSGSLPQASK, from the exons ATGTGGTTTCGGACCGGAACCCGAGCGGCGTGGACCGGATGTCGCAG GATGGGGAACTGGACCTCGTCCACAGGAGCCCAGTCTGGCTCGGCGCCGTGCGCCCAGTATGTCGAG GATCTGGTGTCTCAGCACTGCGTGGTCATCTTCTCCAAGACCACGTGTCCCTACTGCAGGATGGCCAAACACGTCTTCGATGAGCTCGGCACAGCGTACAGGGTGGTGGAGCTGGACCAGCACAGCGAGGGCCAGCGCCTGCAGGAGGCACTGGCCCACGTGACGGGAGCTCGGACG gttCCCAGAGTCTTCGTCAACGGGAAGTGCATCGGCGGCGGCACCGACACCCGACAGCTCCACCAGCAGGGCCGGCTGCTGCCGCTCATCCAGcagtgcgccccctgctgcgccGGCGAGGAGGCTTCCGGGAGCGGCTCCCTGCCCCAGGCCTCCAAATGA
- the glrx2 gene encoding glutaredoxin 2 isoform X4 codes for MGNWTSSTGAQSGSAPCAQYVEDLVSQHCVVIFSKTTCPYCRMAKHVFDELGTAYRVVELDQHSEGQRLQEALAHVTGARTVPRVFVNGKCIGGGTDTRQLHQQGRLLPLIQQCAPCCAGEEASGSGSLPQASK; via the exons ATGGGGAACTGGACCTCGTCCACAGGAGCCCAGTCTGGCTCGGCGCCGTGCGCCCAGTATGTCGAG GATCTGGTGTCTCAGCACTGCGTGGTCATCTTCTCCAAGACCACGTGTCCCTACTGCAGGATGGCCAAACACGTCTTCGATGAGCTCGGCACAGCGTACAGGGTGGTGGAGCTGGACCAGCACAGCGAGGGCCAGCGCCTGCAGGAGGCACTGGCCCACGTGACGGGAGCTCGGACG gttCCCAGAGTCTTCGTCAACGGGAAGTGCATCGGCGGCGGCACCGACACCCGACAGCTCCACCAGCAGGGCCGGCTGCTGCCGCTCATCCAGcagtgcgccccctgctgcgccGGCGAGGAGGCTTCCGGGAGCGGCTCCCTGCCCCAGGCCTCCAAATGA
- the uchl5 gene encoding ubiquitin carboxyl-terminal hydrolase isozyme L5 isoform X2 produces MSGSAGEWCLMESDPGVFTELIKGFGCRGAQVEEIWSMEPENFDNLKPVHGLIFLFKWQPGEEPAGSIVQDSRLERIFFAKQVINNACATQAIVSVLLNCAHADVLLGDTLTEFREFSHSFDAAMKGLALSNSEVIRQVHNSFARQQMFEFDAKSSSKDEDAFHFVSYVPVNGRLYELDGLREGPIDLGVCTQDDWIGAVRPVIEKRIQKYSEGEIRFNLMAIVSDRKMIYERRIGELQTQLAQDEPMDTDQSGTFLSSIQSEIAKYQLLIDEENLKLKRYRVENIRRKHNYLPFIMELLKTLAEYQQLLPLVEKAKEKQSAKKVQEAK; encoded by the exons ATGTCCGGGAGCGCGGGAGAGTGGTGTCTGATGGAGAGCGACCCGGGGGTCTTCACGGAGCTCATCAAAGGCTTCG GATGCCGCGGCgctcaggtggaggagatcTGGAGCATGGAGCCCGAGAACTTCGACAACCTGAA GCCGGTGCACGGACTCATCTTCCTGTTCAAGTGGCAGCCGGGGGAAGAGCCCGCCGGCTCCATCGTGCAGGACTCCAGGCTGGAGCGCATCTTCTTTGCCAAGCAG GTGATCAACAACGCCTGCGCCACGCAGGCCATCGTCAGCGTCCTCCTCAACTGCGCCCATGCCGACGTGCTGCTGGGCGACACGCTGACTGAGTTCAGGGAGTTCTCGCACAGCTTCGACGCCGCG ATGAAGGGCTTGGCCCTCAGCAACTCCGAGGTCATCAGGCAGGTCCACAACAGCTTCGCCAG GCAGCAGATGTTTGAGTTTGATGCCAAGTCCTCGTCCAAGGATGAAGATGCCTTTCACTTTGTCAGCTACGTCCCTGTCAATGGCCGGTTGTACGAGCTGGACGGGCTCCGGGAGGGACCCATCGACCTGG GCGTGTGCACCCAGGACGACTGGATCGGCGCCGTGCGACCCGTCATCGAGAAGAGAATCCAGAA GTACAGCGAGGGAGAAATCCGCTTCAACCTGATGGCCATCGTGTCGGACAGGAAGATGATCTACGAGCGCAGGATCGGCGAGCTGCAGACTCAGCTGGCCCAG GACGAGCCCATGGACACGGACCAGAGCGGCACCTTCCTCAGCTCCATCCAGTCAGAGATCGCCAAGTACCAGCTGCTGATCGACGAGGAGaacctgaagctgaagagatACAGG GTGGAAAACATCCGGCGGAAACACAACTACCTCCCGTTCATCATGGAGCTGCTGAAGACTCTGGCCGAGTACCagcagctgctccccctggtggagaaG GCCAAGGAGAAGCAGAGCGCCAAGAAGGTCCAGGAGGCCAAGTGA
- the uchl5 gene encoding ubiquitin carboxyl-terminal hydrolase isozyme L5 isoform X1 — protein sequence MSGSAGEWCLMESDPGVFTELIKGFGCRGAQVEEIWSMEPENFDNLKPVHGLIFLFKWQPGEEPAGSIVQDSRLERIFFAKQVCGRGSAREPILFSTPARACVRVCGPQVINNACATQAIVSVLLNCAHADVLLGDTLTEFREFSHSFDAAMKGLALSNSEVIRQVHNSFARQQMFEFDAKSSSKDEDAFHFVSYVPVNGRLYELDGLREGPIDLGVCTQDDWIGAVRPVIEKRIQKYSEGEIRFNLMAIVSDRKMIYERRIGELQTQLAQDEPMDTDQSGTFLSSIQSEIAKYQLLIDEENLKLKRYRVENIRRKHNYLPFIMELLKTLAEYQQLLPLVEKAKEKQSAKKVQEAK from the exons ATGTCCGGGAGCGCGGGAGAGTGGTGTCTGATGGAGAGCGACCCGGGGGTCTTCACGGAGCTCATCAAAGGCTTCG GATGCCGCGGCgctcaggtggaggagatcTGGAGCATGGAGCCCGAGAACTTCGACAACCTGAA GCCGGTGCACGGACTCATCTTCCTGTTCAAGTGGCAGCCGGGGGAAGAGCCCGCCGGCTCCATCGTGCAGGACTCCAGGCTGGAGCGCATCTTCTTTGCCAAGCAGGTCTGTGGCCGCGGCTCCGCCCGAGAGCCCATCTTGTTTTCAACCCcggcgcgtgcgtgcgtgcgtgtgtgtggtcctCAGGTGATCAACAACGCCTGCGCCACGCAGGCCATCGTCAGCGTCCTCCTCAACTGCGCCCATGCCGACGTGCTGCTGGGCGACACGCTGACTGAGTTCAGGGAGTTCTCGCACAGCTTCGACGCCGCG ATGAAGGGCTTGGCCCTCAGCAACTCCGAGGTCATCAGGCAGGTCCACAACAGCTTCGCCAG GCAGCAGATGTTTGAGTTTGATGCCAAGTCCTCGTCCAAGGATGAAGATGCCTTTCACTTTGTCAGCTACGTCCCTGTCAATGGCCGGTTGTACGAGCTGGACGGGCTCCGGGAGGGACCCATCGACCTGG GCGTGTGCACCCAGGACGACTGGATCGGCGCCGTGCGACCCGTCATCGAGAAGAGAATCCAGAA GTACAGCGAGGGAGAAATCCGCTTCAACCTGATGGCCATCGTGTCGGACAGGAAGATGATCTACGAGCGCAGGATCGGCGAGCTGCAGACTCAGCTGGCCCAG GACGAGCCCATGGACACGGACCAGAGCGGCACCTTCCTCAGCTCCATCCAGTCAGAGATCGCCAAGTACCAGCTGCTGATCGACGAGGAGaacctgaagctgaagagatACAGG GTGGAAAACATCCGGCGGAAACACAACTACCTCCCGTTCATCATGGAGCTGCTGAAGACTCTGGCCGAGTACCagcagctgctccccctggtggagaaG GCCAAGGAGAAGCAGAGCGCCAAGAAGGTCCAGGAGGCCAAGTGA
- the LOC128758250 gene encoding regulator of G-protein signaling 13-like: MRLLLRTEPERRLTIMEQEDGRRNSSKGRSFIRRLQCLSSSSSATESRLTLEDTQGWSQSLEKLLESKYGLATFRSFLKSEYSDENLEFWLTCEDYKRIRSSFRQSSRAKKIYEQFVKAESPREINIDYHTREQIRRSVKTPSMQCFQEAQRMVYALMERDSYPRFLRSHIYRTLLENLSADAAKG, encoded by the exons AtgcggctgctgctgaggaCGGAGCCAGAGAGACGGCTcaccatcatggagcaggaggaCGGCAGGAGGAACAGCAGCAA AGGCCGGAGCTTCATCCGTCGCCTGCAGTGTCTGTCCTCGTCCTCGTCCGCCACAGAGAG cAGGCTGACTCTGGAGGACACGCAGGGATGGTCACAGTCGCTGGAGAAGCTTCTGGAGTCCAAAT ACGGGCTGGCCACCTTCCGGAGCTTCCTCAAGTCCGAATACAGCGATGAGAACCTGGAGTTCTGGCTCACCTGCGAGGACTACAAGAGGATCAGGTCGTCCTTCCGACAGTCGTCCAGAGCCAAGAAGATCTACGAGCAGTTTGTCAAGGCCGAATCTCCACGAGAG ATCAACATCGACTACCACACGCGCGAGCAGATCAGGCGCAGCGTCAAGACGCCCAGCATGCAATGCTTCCAGGAGGCCCAGAGGATGGTGTACGCCCTGATGGAGCGGGACTCGTACCCGCGCTTCCTCCGCTCCCACATTTACCGGACTCTGCTGGAGAACCTGTCCGCCGACGCCGCCAAGGGCTGA
- the LOC128758175 gene encoding BMP/retinoic acid-inducible neural-specific protein 3-like, translating to MAACSLLLLLLPWWLWGASSQSPQGPLDWLLSDKGPFHHSQSYLDFMEKNRQGFSTRYKIYREFGRWKVSNLVVERRDVMESPLPLTSEFIRNIRQLGRRPSCRMITDHLIRKYGTHFLLSATLGGEEALTIFVDKRRLRGTEASSAWSGNSSVSLESLHQLAASYFIDRESTLRTLHRLQITSSAVKVTETRTGPLGCSNYDNLDSVSSVLVQSPENKVQLQGLQVILPDYLREAFVRSALSYIACNGEGELLCRDGECWCQCHAGFPECNCPLQDLQALEESLQRIWGSWEAQHQDFRESDEFKSFQLRLPQSHFLNSTMLRDMWDTDLRLQRRFRQLESSSQALSRRARRLLHRLFSLSKRCQRQPRVRLLRERPRSYWLTLLQSLLYCSQNNQLGSFSEELRGCSCRFQPGSCQLPPPCSVGLGSSCSSCAAEDQTRCGGCNAGFALVQGSCQPAVADSTENYLGLESHMQDLELEHLLRRSDRRLEVHTIFISNDVRLNSWFDPAWRKRMLLTLRSNKSKSKQVHMLLGVSLQLCRTPNSTLEPALALYINPFGGSHSESWLMPLGRDRYPDWERTPLDLPFHCSNWTLRLGGRWKTFVETLHVHLRGRVTAQEAADHSPDDEPLEGNRGYVKIAGVQVFGYSMPFDPEAIRDLILQLDYPHTRGSQDSALLRLLEIRERVNRLSPPGPQRLDLFCCLLRHRLKLSSGEVGRIQGALRAFSSHLPGAVEDQSIKLCS from the exons ATGGCTGCctgctccctgctgctgctgctcctcccctGGTGGCTGTGGGGGGCCTCCTCACAGTCTCCGCAGGGGCCCCTGGACTGGCTGCTGTCGGACAAGGGGCCCTTCCACCACTCGCAGAGCTACCTGGACTTCATGGAGAAGAACCGACAAGGCTTCTCCACCCGCTACAAGATCTACCG GGAGTTCGGCAGGTGGAAGGTGAGCAACCTGGTGGTGGAGCGACGAGACGTCATGGAGTCGCCGCTGCCTTTGACCTCTGAGTTCATCAGGAACATCCGGCAGCTGGGACGCAGACCCAGCTGCCGCATGATCACGGACCACCTGATCCGGAAGTACGGGACCCACTTCCTGTTGTCGGCCACTCTGGGAG gagaagaagcTCTCACCATCTTCGTGGACAAGAGGAGGCTGAGGGGGACGGAGGCCAGCAGCGCCTGGTCTGGGAACTCCTCCGTGTCCCTGGAGTCTCTGCACCAACTGGCTGCCTCCTACTTCATCGACAGAGAGAGCACCCTGCGCACGCTGCACCGCCTCCAGATCACCTCCTCCGCCGTCAAG GTGACCGAGACCCGCACCGGACCCCTGGGCTGCAGCAACTACGACAACCTGGACTCGGTGAGTTCTGTGCTGGTCCAGAGCCCGGAGAACAAGGTCCAACTGCAAG GTCTGCAGGTGATCCTGCCGGACTACCTGAGGGAGGCCTTCGTGCGCAGCGCGCTCAGCTACATCGCCTGTAACGGCGAGGGAGAGTTGCTGTGCCGCGACGGCGAGTGCTGGTGCCAGTGCCACGCCGGGTTCCCAGAGTGCAACTGCCCGCTCCAGGACCTGCAGGCCCTGGAGGAGAGCCTGCAGAGGATCTGGGGCAGTTGGGAGGCCCAGCACCAGGATTTCCGGGAGTCTG ATGAGTTCAAGTCCTTCCAGTTGCGCCTCCCTCAGAGCCACTTCCTCAACTCCACCATGCTGCGGGACATGTGGGACACGGACCTGCGGCTGCAGCGGAGGTTCCGCcagctggagagcagcagccagGCTCTGAGCCGCCGCGCccgccgcctcctccacagGCTCTTCAGCCTCAGCAAGAGGTGTCAGCGGCAGCCGCGGGTGCGACTCCTCCGAGAACG GCCGCGCTCCTACTGGCTGACCCTGCTGCAGTCGCTGCTCTACTGTTCCCAGAACAACCAGCTGGGCTCCTTCTCCGAGGAGCTGCGCGGCTGCAGCTGCCGCTTCCAGCCCGGATCCTGCCAGCTGCCGCCGCCTTGCTCGGTCGGCCTcggctccagctgctcctcctgcgcCGCGGAGGACCAGACGCGCTGCGGCGGCTGCAACGCGGGCTTCGCTCTGGTGCAGGGCTCCTGCCAACCCGCCGTGGCCGACTCCACCGAGAACTACCTGGGCCTGGAGagccacatgcaggacctggaGCTGGAGCACCTGCTGAGGAGGTCCGACCGCCGGCTGGAG GTCCACACCATCTTCATCAGCAACGACGTGAGGCTCAACAGCTGGTTCGACCCGgcgtggaggaagaggatgctGCTGACGCTGAGGAGCaacaagtccaagtccaagcaGGTGCACATGCTGCTGGGGGTCTCCCTGCAGCTCTGCCGGACCCCGAACAGCACGCTGGAGCCGGCGCTGGCCCTCTACATCAACCCCTTCGGCGGGAGCCACTCGGAGAGCTGGCTCATGCCGCTGGGCCGGGACCGCTACCCGGACTGGGAGAGGACTCCGCTGGACCTGCCCTTCCACTGCTCCAACTGGACCCTGAGGCTGGGCGGCAGGTGGAAGACCTTCGTGGAGACGCTCCACGTCCACCTGCGCGGCCGGGTCACGGCCCAGGAAGCGGCCGACCACAGCCCGGACGACGAGCCCCTCGAGGGGAACCGGGGCTACGTGAAGATCGCCGGCGTCCAGGTCTTCGGCTACAGCATGCCCTTCGACCCCGAGGCCATCCGGGACCTGATCCTGCAGCTGGACTACCCGCACACCCGGGGCTCTCAGGACTCGGCCCTGCTGCGCCTGCTGGAGATCCGGGAGCGGGTCAACCGGCTGTCGCCGCCCGGGCCGCAGAGGCTGGACCTGTTCTGCTGCCTGCTGCGCCACCGGCTCAAACTGTCCAGTGGCGAGGTGGGCCGCATCCAGGGGGCGCTGCGGGCCTTCAGCTCGCACCTGCCCGGCGCCGTGGAGGACCAGAGCATCAAGCTCTGCAGCTAA